A region of Candidatus Wallbacteria bacterium DNA encodes the following proteins:
- a CDS encoding tetratricopeptide repeat protein, giving the protein MGVKIWDLVLSFYKDGMKEVFLLLFSLAGYLIIYRNLMVQVRNSGKKILYLVLAVFTVFCLLIVIRQSKRITGFVYFYYGLKSQSEEQIDLAFKEYCDAYTLFPDNPRFLEKAAYFSYYFALFQQAVKLYDELQALGKMTDSDRYLLIECLLQCGELQRAGKLLESMPEGQENPEVNFYLGWYFCKLGKMEKSLEYYRKSAALDQRKSRCYWEMFQIELQTGTKEALSELSKILELPDKTDKYYKKARSYLKSNFPENGDQ; this is encoded by the coding sequence ATGGGTGTGAAGATCTGGGACCTGGTGCTGTCCTTCTACAAGGACGGAATGAAGGAAGTCTTTCTCCTGCTTTTTTCGCTGGCCGGATATCTGATCATTTACAGGAATCTGATGGTTCAAGTAAGGAACAGCGGGAAAAAAATCCTTTATCTGGTGCTGGCTGTCTTTACAGTGTTCTGCCTTCTGATTGTAATCAGACAGTCAAAGCGAATTACAGGTTTCGTTTATTTTTATTATGGCCTCAAGAGCCAGTCTGAAGAGCAGATAGATCTGGCATTCAAAGAATATTGTGATGCATACACCCTTTTTCCGGACAATCCCAGGTTTCTGGAGAAGGCCGCATATTTTTCATACTATTTCGCCCTTTTTCAGCAGGCCGTGAAATTGTATGATGAGCTCCAGGCACTCGGGAAAATGACCGACAGCGACCGCTATCTGCTGATCGAATGTCTGCTGCAATGCGGGGAACTGCAGAGGGCTGGAAAACTTCTGGAGAGTATGCCGGAGGGTCAGGAAAACCCGGAAGTCAATTTCTATCTGGGATGGTATTTCTGTAAACTCGGAAAAATGGAAAAATCGCTTGAATATTATCGGAAGTCCGCTGCCCTGGATCAAAGAAAATCCCGCTGCTACTGGGAAATGTTCCAGATTGAACTTCAAACCGGAACTAAAGAAGCTCTCTCGGAACTTTCTAAGATTCTTGAACTTCCGGATAAAACTGATAAGTATTACAAAAAAGCCAGAAGTTATCTAAAAAGCAATTTTCCGGAAAACGGAGATCAATAA
- a CDS encoding phosphatase PAP2 family protein → MGIMQMEQKKLRFGSFLEIEDYIAVLFVAIVGALYLYTYLHHQRVSGEKFNIFYYFLLPLALVILKETLLYFWSQSASAWGFVRIFRDWFPFMLILGLYYSFYDGVNQFINLAAKDRVLADLDAFLFGGQISIYTEKFLDFPGLADWLSFAYFSFIFIPALIGGFFYFKRDYLSFKSAMLSLVILEFFGCLGYLLVPAIGPLYAFPEWYTMPVYSFGSDFNRWMENMHHLVKLPRDCFPSLHTAISALFLFSCWPKYRWLFFLMFPLVFSLWVSTVMLRYHYLVDVLAGLLLAAAIYWLQRKLIIPYYKKRLERSPAFNETFFKL, encoded by the coding sequence ATGGGAATTATGCAGATGGAGCAAAAAAAACTACGGTTCGGCAGCTTCCTGGAAATAGAAGATTATATTGCAGTCCTTTTTGTCGCGATTGTCGGAGCTCTGTATCTTTACACCTATCTGCACCACCAAAGAGTTTCAGGCGAAAAATTCAATATCTTTTATTATTTCCTGCTCCCGCTGGCACTGGTGATCCTGAAGGAAACCCTGCTCTACTTTTGGAGCCAGTCAGCATCAGCCTGGGGTTTTGTGAGGATTTTCAGGGACTGGTTTCCCTTCATGCTGATCCTGGGGCTCTATTACAGTTTTTACGACGGAGTGAATCAGTTCATAAATCTGGCAGCAAAGGACAGGGTTCTAGCTGATCTTGACGCCTTCCTCTTCGGCGGACAGATTTCGATCTACACGGAAAAATTTCTGGATTTTCCCGGCCTGGCAGACTGGCTTTCCTTCGCTTATTTCTCCTTCATCTTCATCCCGGCTCTGATCGGAGGTTTTTTCTATTTCAAGCGGGATTACCTGAGTTTCAAGTCCGCGATGCTGAGCCTGGTGATCCTGGAATTCTTCGGCTGCCTCGGATATCTGCTGGTGCCTGCCATTGGCCCGCTTTATGCTTTCCCGGAATGGTACACCATGCCAGTCTATTCGTTCGGATCTGATTTTAACCGCTGGATGGAAAACATGCACCATCTGGTCAAATTACCCAGGGACTGCTTTCCATCCCTGCATACAGCCATCAGTGCACTTTTCCTTTTTTCCTGCTGGCCAAAGTACAGATGGCTTTTTTTTCTGATGTTTCCCCTGGTTTTCAGCTTGTGGGTGTCGACCGTGATGCTGAGATATCACTACCTGGTTGATGTGTTGGCAGGATTGCTGCTTGCAGCCGCAATTTACTGGCTGCAGAGAAAACTGATAATTCCCTACTATAAAAAAAGGCTGGAGAGATCTCCAGCCTTTAACGAAACTTTTTTCAAACTCTAG
- a CDS encoding prepilin-type N-terminal cleavage/methylation domain-containing protein encodes MKTRGFTLIELMIVIAIIGILAAIAIPNFTKARVKAKCKACVANMRTMESALEMYMMENASTTKPAITTLTGYVQGNKIPKCPTTQMEGSYTISGSDVTGYYIACSIHHTVDDPTDEGSGGANPNPPGT; translated from the coding sequence ATGAAGACCCGCGGCTTCACACTGATCGAACTTATGATCGTTATCGCAATCATTGGTATTTTGGCCGCCATCGCTATCCCTAACTTCACCAAGGCTCGTGTCAAGGCGAAATGCAAAGCCTGCGTCGCCAACATGAGAACAATGGAGTCGGCCCTGGAAATGTATATGATGGAGAATGCTTCTACGACAAAGCCCGCAATCACTACACTTACCGGCTATGTCCAGGGCAACAAAATACCAAAATGCCCGACAACTCAGATGGAAGGCAGCTACACCATCAGCGGTTCAGATGTGACAGGTTATTACATCGCCTGCTCCATCCACCACACTGTCGACGACCCTACTGACGAAGGATCCGGCGGTGCCAATCCCAATCCACCGGGGACCTAG
- the gspF gene encoding type II secretion system inner membrane protein GspF — protein sequence MGKFAYKARAKDGKIISGEMEGDSKDVIIARLREKGFFVTQVKEKTKEIVLFAKKVKTYEVAVFSRQFATMIGAGVPLVRCLGILQEQSENPRFRQVLNRIRQDVEGGATFSKALEKFPEVFNDLFVDLVRAGEAGGILDEILTRLANYLEASEQLKSKVKGALTYPIVVATIAVLVVFFLLTFVLPNFKNIFQGMGDANLPLPTRVLLQLSDFLSAYFVFIILGIAAGIYGLKKFFTTKQGRRLWDVNVLRMPVIGLLLKKVAIAKFTRTLGTLVASGVPILQALEVVAATSGNVVIADAIHKTRVSIREGESIAEPLKASQVFPPMVVQMIAVGEETGELDNMLIKIADFYEQEVDTAVKGLTSIIEPIIIVFMGIVVGGIVMAIFLPMIEIINKAS from the coding sequence ATGGGCAAATTCGCTTACAAGGCCCGCGCGAAAGATGGTAAAATCATCAGCGGAGAAATGGAGGGCGACTCCAAAGACGTAATCATCGCGCGACTACGTGAAAAAGGCTTCTTCGTTACCCAGGTCAAGGAAAAAACCAAGGAAATAGTACTTTTTGCCAAAAAAGTCAAAACTTATGAAGTCGCGGTTTTTTCCAGGCAATTCGCCACCATGATCGGTGCCGGCGTTCCGCTGGTCCGCTGCCTCGGAATTCTTCAGGAGCAGAGCGAAAACCCGCGTTTCAGGCAGGTCCTGAACAGAATCAGACAGGACGTGGAAGGCGGCGCCACTTTTTCCAAAGCCCTGGAAAAATTTCCTGAAGTATTCAACGATCTTTTCGTCGACCTGGTACGCGCCGGAGAAGCGGGCGGTATCCTTGACGAAATTCTGACCCGTCTCGCCAATTACCTTGAAGCTTCAGAACAGCTGAAGTCCAAGGTCAAGGGTGCTCTCACATATCCGATCGTGGTCGCCACCATCGCAGTACTGGTCGTTTTCTTCCTGCTGACCTTCGTGCTCCCAAACTTCAAGAATATCTTCCAGGGAATGGGCGACGCCAACCTGCCTCTTCCCACCAGAGTGCTTCTGCAGCTTTCAGATTTTCTGAGCGCTTACTTTGTCTTCATCATCCTGGGCATCGCAGCAGGAATTTATGGTTTGAAGAAGTTTTTCACCACCAAACAGGGTCGCAGGCTCTGGGATGTGAATGTGCTCAGAATGCCTGTGATCGGGCTGCTGCTCAAAAAAGTGGCCATCGCGAAATTCACCCGCACACTGGGTACTCTTGTTGCTTCAGGCGTTCCGATCCTGCAGGCACTTGAAGTCGTGGCTGCCACTTCCGGAAACGTGGTGATCGCCGACGCCATCCACAAGACCAGGGTCAGTATCCGCGAAGGAGAAAGCATCGCCGAACCCCTCAAGGCCAGCCAGGTCTTCCCGCCGATGGTCGTGCAGATGATCGCGGTCGGGGAAGAAACCGGTGAACTCGACAACATGCTGATCAAGATCGCTGACTTCTATGAACAGGAAGTGGATACTGCAGTCAAGGGACTGACCTCGATCATTGAACCTATCATCATAGTGTTCATGGGCATCGTGGTCGGCGGCATAGTCATGGCAATCTTCCTCCCGATGATCGAAATCATCAACAAGGCATCCTGA
- a CDS encoding type IV pilus twitching motility protein PilT, whose amino-acid sequence MFVLNDLLNLVIDNDASDLHLTVGSPPVIRVDGDLITTDLDVLTPMDTRSLIYSMLTSEQQKTFEENLELDISYSVHGFGRFRVNVYKQRGCIGAAFRVIPSKIPSISELNLPGKVEDFARLPKGLILVTGPTGSGKSTTLASVIDIINNEKRCHIVTIEDPIEYLHYHKKSVINQRELGVDTYSFGEALRHVLRQDPDVILIGEMRDLETVESALVLAETGHLVLATLHTTDAPQTINRIVDIFPSHQQQQVRTQVSFVLQAVVAQQLLPLASGKGRIPAVEILVSTSAVQNLIREAKVHQLYTVIQTSQNLGMRTFEQTLVELYQKGAITLEAALSRTIYPDELKRMLKQN is encoded by the coding sequence ATGTTTGTTCTCAATGATCTTCTGAATCTGGTTATCGACAACGATGCATCCGACTTACACCTGACAGTGGGTTCACCACCGGTAATCAGGGTAGACGGTGATCTGATCACTACAGATCTCGATGTTCTCACTCCCATGGATACCAGAAGCCTGATTTACAGCATGCTGACTTCCGAACAGCAGAAAACCTTCGAGGAAAATCTGGAACTCGATATTTCCTATTCTGTGCACGGCTTTGGCCGCTTCCGAGTCAATGTCTATAAGCAGAGAGGCTGCATTGGAGCCGCCTTCCGCGTAATCCCGTCCAAAATCCCATCCATCTCCGAGCTCAATCTGCCTGGTAAGGTCGAGGATTTCGCCAGACTTCCAAAAGGTCTGATCCTGGTGACCGGCCCCACCGGTTCAGGTAAATCAACCACTCTCGCCTCTGTCATCGACATCATCAACAATGAAAAGCGCTGCCACATAGTAACCATCGAAGACCCGATCGAATATCTGCATTATCATAAAAAGTCCGTCATCAACCAGCGCGAGCTGGGAGTCGATACCTATTCATTTGGAGAAGCCCTGCGCCATGTCCTCCGTCAGGACCCGGATGTGATTCTGATCGGTGAAATGCGCGACCTGGAAACAGTGGAGTCGGCTCTGGTGCTCGCCGAAACAGGCCACCTTGTGCTGGCCACCCTGCACACCACCGATGCTCCGCAGACCATCAACCGTATCGTGGACATCTTCCCTTCCCATCAGCAGCAGCAGGTCCGGACCCAGGTCTCCTTCGTGCTTCAGGCAGTCGTTGCGCAGCAGCTCCTGCCGCTGGCGAGCGGCAAAGGACGTATCCCGGCGGTGGAAATCCTCGTTTCCACATCTGCTGTCCAGAACCTGATCCGCGAAGCCAAGGTGCACCAGCTTTACACAGTAATCCAGACCAGCCAGAATCTTGGCATGCGCACTTTCGAGCAGACACTGGTCGAACTTTACCAGAAAGGCGCCATCACTCTGGAAGCGGCGCTGTCGCGCACTATTTATCCGGACGAGTTGAAGAGAATGCTTAAGCAGAACTAA
- the pilB gene encoding type IV-A pilus assembly ATPase PilB, with protein sequence MAQPTKTRLMLGDALKAEGLIDDEKLNQALTIQKKTGKRLGQVLVEMSVVKEEDIVQALAKQLKLPYLNLSTYLIDPTIARTVPEHVARRYQLIPINKVGNKLTVAMADPLNILAIDDIQLMTGLVVRPVVATSKDINAALTNAFGAESQMDGLMEDLQDIGKEVSEDPNLEDLGDEFGENDAPIIRLVNLVISQAVEMGASDIHVEPYEKDLRVRFRYDGVLHNKMTPPKRAQSAILSRIKIMAQLDIAEKRLPQDGRIKIKVNNRPIDIRVATCPILHGEKIVMRILDQSALKLNMEDLGFEPSTLKKFLRSIENPNGIILVTGPTGSGKSTTLYSALNRLNRPEVNIMTAEDPVEYQLHGINQVHCKADIGLSFAAALRSFLRCDPNIIMVGEIRDYETAEIAVKASLTGHLVLSTLHTNDAPSTIGRLLNMGIEPFLVATSLLLIQAQRLVRIICKDCKVEYKPKADLLKTMGITPEMLVKLEVPHLNYNNLVFYKGKGCEKCNNEGYKGRVGIYEVLIVTEKIKKMILDRESTSLLKNVAREEGMLSLRESALRKVLLGVTTVDEVIRTTAGEASIEE encoded by the coding sequence ATGGCTCAACCGACAAAAACAAGATTGATGCTCGGAGACGCCCTCAAGGCAGAGGGCTTGATTGATGACGAAAAGCTGAATCAGGCGCTCACGATCCAGAAGAAGACCGGCAAAAGACTTGGGCAGGTCCTGGTTGAGATGAGCGTGGTCAAGGAAGAAGACATTGTCCAGGCACTTGCCAAGCAGCTCAAGCTTCCCTACCTCAACCTCAGCACTTACCTGATCGACCCCACGATCGCCAGAACAGTTCCGGAACACGTGGCCAGAAGATATCAGCTGATTCCCATCAATAAAGTGGGTAATAAGCTCACAGTCGCAATGGCAGATCCTCTCAACATCCTGGCCATCGACGATATCCAGCTCATGACCGGACTGGTGGTCCGCCCTGTAGTAGCCACATCCAAGGATATCAATGCCGCCCTCACCAACGCCTTTGGCGCAGAATCGCAGATGGACGGCCTGATGGAAGATCTCCAGGATATCGGAAAAGAAGTGTCTGAAGACCCGAACCTGGAAGACCTGGGCGACGAATTCGGTGAAAACGACGCTCCGATCATCCGCCTTGTCAACCTTGTGATCTCGCAGGCTGTGGAAATGGGCGCCAGCGACATCCACGTCGAGCCTTATGAGAAGGACCTGCGGGTACGCTTTAGATACGACGGAGTTCTGCACAACAAGATGACTCCGCCGAAACGCGCCCAGTCAGCCATCCTTTCCCGTATCAAGATCATGGCCCAGCTGGACATCGCCGAAAAGCGCCTGCCGCAGGACGGCCGTATCAAGATCAAAGTCAACAACCGCCCGATCGATATCCGCGTGGCCACCTGCCCGATCCTGCACGGCGAAAAAATTGTGATGAGAATCCTCGACCAGAGCGCTTTGAAGCTTAACATGGAAGACCTCGGTTTCGAGCCCTCGACCCTTAAAAAATTCCTGCGCTCCATCGAAAACCCGAATGGCATCATTCTGGTCACCGGTCCTACGGGTTCGGGAAAATCCACTACCCTTTATTCTGCCCTGAACCGCCTGAATCGCCCGGAAGTCAATATCATGACCGCCGAAGACCCGGTGGAATATCAGCTCCATGGTATCAACCAGGTGCACTGCAAAGCGGACATCGGACTTTCCTTCGCCGCTGCTCTCAGGTCCTTCCTGCGCTGCGACCCGAACATCATCATGGTCGGCGAAATCAGAGACTACGAAACCGCTGAGATCGCCGTCAAGGCTTCCCTCACAGGCCATCTTGTGCTTTCCACGCTTCATACCAACGATGCGCCTTCCACCATCGGCAGGCTTCTGAATATGGGCATCGAGCCCTTCCTCGTCGCCACTTCACTGCTCCTGATCCAGGCTCAGCGTCTGGTGCGCATAATCTGCAAGGATTGCAAGGTCGAATACAAACCCAAGGCAGATCTTTTGAAAACCATGGGTATCACACCTGAAATGCTGGTCAAGCTCGAAGTGCCGCATCTGAATTACAACAACCTGGTGTTTTATAAGGGAAAAGGTTGCGAAAAGTGCAACAACGAAGGATATAAAGGCAGAGTCGGAATTTATGAAGTGCTGATCGTTACAGAGAAAATCAAAAAAATGATTCTGGACCGGGAATCAACGTCACTGCTGAAAAACGTGGCACGCGAGGAAGGAATGCTCTCTCTGAGAGAATCAGCATTGCGCAAGGTGCTGCTCGGTGTCACCACTGTCGACGAAGTCATCCGCACTACTGCCGGCGAAGCATCAATCGAAGAATAA
- a CDS encoding anti-sigma factor antagonist (This anti-anti-sigma factor, or anti-sigma factor antagonist, belongs to a family that includes characterized members SpoIIAA, RsbV, RsfA, and RsfB.): protein MNFNLTTEETKGILIVHLSGEVNPGNEDLFQLELEKVFSQASLKKTNIILSFRELEYINSTGLGVITHFYRRCNEASLKVMICSLNRMCTRLFEITKMNQIFEISSSLDKATAELEQ from the coding sequence ATGAATTTCAACCTCACAACTGAAGAAACGAAAGGTATCCTGATCGTCCACCTTTCCGGAGAAGTCAATCCTGGCAATGAAGATCTTTTCCAGCTTGAACTGGAAAAAGTCTTTTCGCAAGCCAGTTTAAAAAAAACAAACATCATTCTCAGTTTTCGCGAGCTGGAATACATTAACAGCACGGGTCTGGGTGTGATCACCCATTTCTACCGCAGATGCAATGAAGCCTCTCTGAAAGTCATGATCTGCAGTCTGAATCGCATGTGCACACGTTTATTCGAAATCACCAAGATGAACCAGATCTTCGAGATTTCATCTTCACTGGATAAAGCTACTGCGGAACTTGAACAGTAA
- a CDS encoding DUF3416 domain-containing protein, with translation MPSKDRAIFNVYPEIEGGKFLVKREEDRALTVSCSTLISGKPALFLKSRKKGERVWSKKAMHLNSSGKWEASVLFPDPGRYEYTIEAESSDGKTKSLQYGKILEVAVRPARARFAAWYEMFHRSQGKIPGQSATFRDMEGRLDDIERMGFDVIYLPPVHPIGVTKRKGPDNSLYAGPNDPGCPWAIGNHFGGHKAVNPELGTLEEFRKFIRSCKKRGMDVAIDLAFNCSPDHPYLKEHPEWFFKRADGTIAYAENPPKKYEDIYPLNFFPENKDAMWQEMKSIFTFWCKQGITTFRVDNPHTKPADFWEWLIREVKAEYPEAMFLAEAFTAYDKLEYLAKVGYDQSYTYFTWRNQKNELIEYFLKLTGSYLKEFLFGNLFVNTPDICPPVLQNGGRPAFKLRIALAATLSSVYGMYNGYELCEAGAYPGTEIYKDSEKYQYKVWDWDRPGNIKDYIGSLNRIRRENPALQQYDNLRIYNSTNDSILFYGKATIDKENVILVAVNLDPFNSQEARVTVPVEELGLSSDEEYQVDELISGRSYSWRGRENYLRIEPWVEPVYIFKVRKI, from the coding sequence ATGCCAAGCAAGGATAGGGCGATTTTCAACGTCTATCCCGAGATCGAAGGCGGAAAATTTCTGGTGAAACGAGAGGAAGATCGCGCATTGACTGTTTCCTGCTCCACTCTCATCAGCGGAAAGCCAGCTCTTTTTCTGAAATCCCGGAAAAAGGGAGAGAGAGTCTGGAGCAAAAAAGCGATGCATCTGAACAGCAGCGGGAAATGGGAAGCTTCAGTACTTTTTCCCGATCCCGGAAGGTATGAGTATACAATCGAAGCCGAATCCTCAGATGGGAAAACCAAGAGCCTCCAATACGGGAAAATCCTGGAGGTCGCTGTGCGTCCGGCCAGGGCACGATTCGCCGCCTGGTACGAAATGTTCCACCGCTCCCAAGGTAAAATTCCAGGCCAGAGCGCCACTTTCCGGGATATGGAGGGGAGGCTTGACGATATTGAGCGGATGGGCTTTGATGTGATCTATCTGCCGCCAGTCCATCCGATCGGAGTCACCAAACGCAAGGGACCGGACAATTCACTTTATGCAGGTCCCAACGACCCTGGCTGCCCCTGGGCGATCGGCAACCATTTTGGAGGGCACAAGGCAGTGAATCCTGAGCTCGGCACTCTGGAGGAATTCCGGAAATTCATCCGCTCCTGCAAAAAACGGGGAATGGATGTGGCGATCGACCTGGCTTTCAACTGCTCGCCGGACCATCCTTATCTGAAAGAGCATCCTGAATGGTTTTTCAAGCGTGCCGACGGGACGATCGCCTACGCCGAGAATCCCCCGAAAAAATATGAGGATATCTATCCCCTGAATTTTTTTCCTGAGAACAAAGATGCAATGTGGCAGGAAATGAAAAGCATCTTCACTTTCTGGTGCAAACAGGGCATCACCACTTTCCGGGTTGACAATCCCCACACCAAGCCTGCCGATTTCTGGGAATGGCTGATCAGGGAAGTGAAAGCAGAATACCCGGAAGCCATGTTCCTGGCCGAGGCTTTCACAGCCTATGACAAGCTCGAATACCTGGCTAAAGTCGGATATGATCAGTCTTACACATATTTCACCTGGCGCAACCAGAAAAATGAGCTGATCGAATATTTTCTGAAACTGACAGGCTCCTATCTCAAGGAATTCCTGTTCGGGAACCTTTTCGTGAACACCCCGGACATCTGTCCGCCTGTGCTGCAGAATGGAGGACGCCCGGCTTTCAAGCTGCGGATCGCCCTGGCTGCCACGCTCTCGTCGGTATACGGGATGTACAACGGTTATGAGCTTTGCGAAGCAGGCGCTTATCCAGGCACAGAGATCTACAAGGACTCGGAGAAATATCAATATAAAGTATGGGACTGGGACCGGCCGGGCAATATCAAGGATTACATCGGCAGCCTGAATCGGATCAGGAGGGAAAATCCGGCACTGCAGCAGTACGATAATCTGCGGATTTACAATTCCACCAACGACAGCATTCTTTTCTACGGAAAAGCTACCATTGACAAGGAAAATGTGATCCTGGTGGCCGTGAACCTGGACCCGTTCAATTCCCAGGAGGCCAGAGTCACAGTTCCTGTCGAGGAGCTGGGCTTGTCTTCAGACGAGGAATATCAGGTGGATGAGTTGATCAGCGGCAGAAGTTACAGCTGGAGAGGGAGAGAAAACTATCTCCGGATCGAACCCTGGGTAGAGCCTGTCTATATTTTCAAAGTGAGGAAAATATGA
- the glgA gene encoding glycogen synthase — translation MKVSIVTREYPPHIYGGAGVHVNYLVGELKKLMEVDVRSWGDQNISEKNLSVKGFTTWDALKNEQTPKLDLPLQTLATDLAIVGKTMDADIVHTHTWYASFAGYLAKMLYQIPLVATTHSLEPLRPWKEEQIGTGYHLSSWAEKLALENADKIIAVSDEMKRDILNLFKVKAKNIEVIHNGIDPKEWHPISKDEIRGELEKKYGITGDYVLFVGRITRQKGIDVLVEASKSLPKGVKLVMRAGSPDTPEIKQELEEWVKGRENIIWIRQSLPNEELIKVYNCALLFICPSVYEPFGIINLEAMSCNVPVVASAVGGIKEVVVDGETGFLVPPSNPKVLADAVCSLLHDREKACRFGLAGRERVLQKFTWEKIARDTKKCYEKTIADYRKKK, via the coding sequence ATGAAAGTCTCAATAGTCACCAGGGAATACCCTCCCCACATTTACGGCGGTGCCGGTGTGCATGTCAATTATCTGGTCGGGGAATTGAAAAAACTGATGGAAGTCGATGTCAGAAGCTGGGGAGACCAGAACATATCTGAGAAAAATCTCAGCGTGAAGGGCTTTACAACATGGGATGCCCTGAAGAACGAGCAGACCCCAAAACTGGACCTTCCGCTCCAGACACTTGCCACTGACCTTGCGATTGTCGGTAAAACCATGGATGCCGACATTGTCCATACCCACACCTGGTATGCTTCTTTCGCAGGTTACCTCGCTAAAATGCTTTATCAGATCCCGCTGGTGGCCACCACCCACTCTCTTGAACCGCTGCGCCCCTGGAAAGAGGAGCAGATCGGCACAGGCTATCATCTCAGCAGCTGGGCGGAAAAACTGGCGCTGGAAAATGCGGACAAGATCATCGCTGTTTCCGATGAAATGAAGCGGGACATCCTGAATCTGTTCAAAGTCAAAGCGAAAAATATCGAAGTCATCCATAACGGGATCGATCCCAAGGAATGGCACCCGATTTCCAAGGATGAAATCAGGGGAGAACTGGAAAAGAAATACGGCATTACAGGTGATTACGTGCTTTTCGTCGGCAGGATCACCCGCCAGAAAGGAATCGATGTTCTGGTGGAAGCTTCCAAGAGTCTTCCCAAAGGGGTGAAACTTGTGATGCGGGCCGGCTCCCCGGACACTCCTGAGATCAAGCAGGAACTGGAAGAGTGGGTGAAGGGCAGGGAAAACATCATCTGGATCAGGCAGAGCCTTCCCAATGAAGAACTGATCAAGGTCTATAACTGCGCACTGCTGTTCATCTGCCCGTCGGTTTATGAACCTTTCGGAATCATCAACCTGGAAGCCATGTCCTGTAATGTGCCGGTTGTGGCGAGCGCAGTCGGAGGCATCAAGGAAGTGGTGGTAGACGGTGAAACCGGATTCCTGGTGCCCCCGAGCAATCCCAAAGTGCTGGCCGACGCGGTCTGCAGCCTGCTGCATGACAGGGAAAAAGCCTGCAGGTTCGGGCTCGCCGGACGGGAAAGAGTATTGCAGAAGTTCACCTGGGAAAAGATCGCCAGGGACACCAAAAAATGCTACGAGAAGACTATCGCCGACTACAGGAAGAAGAAATAA
- a CDS encoding sugar phosphate nucleotidyltransferase, whose product MRGAILTGGYGTRLLPLTENVAKAMLPVAGKPILQCLLENFPLDTTPIISTNKRFEPELKKFVRDKKIKIKAVVEDSRMEEQKLGSVGAIQYLVEKEKIDEPLLLIAGDNLLELDLSKFVKAYRGNLMIAVYDIGDIEKVRNRYGSVILGPDNAIVDFEEKPAQPKTTLVSTGVYIFPPDTLKMLPEFLASENKKKDAMGYFCKYLLKTKNIKADAYIFSEHWFDIGSRGAYIEANQHYAKADSYYGKDVKIENSKVSSSVLLGNTTVTDSELEGCAVDEDCLISGVKLRNCVIGKGTKIKSAP is encoded by the coding sequence ATGAGAGGAGCGATCTTGACTGGCGGATACGGGACAAGGCTTCTGCCGCTCACTGAAAACGTTGCCAAGGCCATGCTGCCTGTAGCTGGAAAACCGATTCTGCAGTGTCTTTTAGAAAATTTTCCCCTGGATACTACTCCCATAATTTCCACGAACAAGAGATTCGAACCTGAGCTCAAGAAATTCGTACGCGACAAAAAGATCAAGATCAAGGCTGTAGTCGAGGATTCGCGCATGGAAGAGCAGAAACTCGGCTCAGTCGGCGCGATCCAGTATCTGGTGGAAAAAGAGAAAATTGATGAGCCCCTGCTGCTGATCGCTGGAGACAATCTGCTGGAACTCGATCTCTCGAAATTCGTCAAAGCCTACCGCGGCAACCTGATGATCGCAGTCTACGACATCGGGGACATCGAGAAAGTCCGCAACAGATACGGCAGCGTGATTCTCGGCCCTGACAATGCGATCGTGGATTTCGAGGAAAAACCGGCGCAGCCGAAGACCACTCTGGTTTCCACAGGAGTCTATATCTTCCCGCCTGATACGCTGAAAATGCTGCCTGAATTTCTGGCTTCAGAGAACAAGAAAAAGGATGCCATGGGTTATTTCTGCAAATACCTGCTGAAGACGAAAAACATCAAGGCTGACGCCTATATCTTTTCCGAACACTGGTTCGACATCGGCAGCCGCGGCGCTTATATCGAAGCCAATCAGCATTATGCCAAGGCAGACAGCTATTACGGGAAAGACGTTAAAATCGAGAACAGCAAAGTCAGCAGTTCAGTGCTGCTCGGCAATACCACAGTCACGGATTCCGAGTTGGAAGGCTGCGCAGTGGACGAAGACTGCCTGATCTCAGGCGTCAAGCTCAGGAACTGCGTGATCGGGAAAGGGACTAAAATAAAGTCAGCCCCTTAA